Within Carnobacterium sp. CP1, the genomic segment ATATCGTCTCTTCCTAACAGCTTAGCGACCTTTTGAAACATTTGGTAGACCGTGTTGACTTCTAAATGGCCGCCTTTGGTGCTCGGAAACAAATCATCCTCCGGATCCAAGTCGTTTGTGTACTCTTGAATCAAATCTTGCAGACTACTTAAATACAAAATACGGGTTTTTCCGGTTTTTTGTTCTACGATTCGGGGGTTTTTAGACGAAAGAATGTCTTTTTTCTTCAATTTGACGATGTCGGACATGCGCAAACCGCTGTTGATCCCGATCAAAAAGAGAAAAACGTCGCGTTCGGCGTTTTTATTGCGCCTCAAACAGAATAAAAAGTCGTTTATTTCTTGCTGCGTTCTTAAGGGTTGGACGTTATAACTCATTGAAATGACTTCTCCTCTCACAAAACAGATACCTGATTATAGCTAGTATACCACGAAATCATGTATTGAGGGGCGGTATAAAAAAAGAACCCTATGGGGATAGGATTCCCGATACACGATTTTATGTAATTTCATGTATCGAATTTTTAAGCTAGCTAGAGTACAATAAATCTAATCAGTATAGAGGAGGAAGAGCATGAAAAATACAGGTG encodes:
- a CDS encoding tyrosine-type recombinase/integrase translates to MSYNVQPLRTQQEINDFLFCLRRNKNAERDVFLFLIGINSGLRMSDIVKLKKKDILSSKNPRIVEQKTGKTRILYLSSLQDLIQEYTNDLDPEDDLFPSTKGGHLEVNTVYQMFQKVAKLLGRDDIGTHTLRKTFGYHYYKKTKDVATLMEIFGHSSEKITKRYIGINEDEISETLLNFRLGF